In Onychostoma macrolepis isolate SWU-2019 chromosome 14, ASM1243209v1, whole genome shotgun sequence, a single window of DNA contains:
- the LOC131553666 gene encoding putative protocadherin beta-18 — protein MWVLCFYARSGASSTRISSWLMQPLVLCVFVMAVARGQVRYSIPEEMTKGSLVGNIVQDLGLDVKRLKSGRARIFTEDSREYIGLNVDKGTLVVKERIDREELCAQVSPCSLHFQIILENPMELHRIDVEILDINDHAPVFKKKEITFQISESALSGARYSIDSAKDPDVGLNSLQMYKLNPNDHFVLKTLSHTDGTKYVEMVLQTPLDREKQEEYNLILTAFDGGTPQKTGTVKINVLILDANDNAPVFSQSVYTALVAENASMGSLVLKVSATDADQGTNKQVSYSFSESSDSILDTFNIDPINGDITVTGPLDFEKSKKYELNVVATDNGGLTDTAKVMVEITDVNDNAPVINVISFSNPLPENSTPETVIAMLNVKDLDSGKNGQVRCLINPSLPFQIRQSSSNFYSLITDQLLDREKMSEYNITITAIDEGSPSFSTNKTLTLKISDVNDNAPVFQRQSYTAYVMENNSPGVSVLSVKAHDKDSGNNARISYFLEDILVNGISASTLISVNAESGEILAVRSFDYEQTKEFIIRVKAQDGGNPPLSSNVSVKIMIQDQNDNAPQVLYPVQSGASVVAEIVPRSADVGYLVTKVVAVDVDSGQNAWLSYKLQKATDRALFEVGLQNGEIRTVRQVTDKDAVKQRLTVVVEDNGQPSRSATVNVNVAVADSFPEVLSEFTDFTHDKDYNDNLTFYLVLALAVVSFLFIVSIIAILSVKCYRWRRERMFYKSGANLPVIPYYPPLYADVGGTGTLQHVYNYEVCRTTDSRKSDLKYGRPCSESIISLDTSGTQTLTHAQRGKLNNEDSFDQVSWTKRSLL, from the coding sequence ATGTGGGTACTTTGTTTTTATGCCCGAAGTGGCGCATCTTCGACGCGGATTTCATCATGGCTAATGCAGCCTCTCGTGCTGTGCGTCTTTGTCATGGCCGTTGCGCGCGGGCAGGTCCGTTATTCTATTCCAGAGGAGATGACAAAGGGCTCGCTGGTGGGAAATATCGTTCAGGATCTCGGTTTGGATGTAAAGAGACTGAAATCTGGACGAGCGCGGATCTTTACGGAGGACAGTCGTGAGTACATCGGTCTGAATGTGGATAAAGGGACTCTGGTAGTGAAAGAGAGGATAGATAGAGAGGAGCTGTGCGCCCAAGTGTCTCCCTGCTCCTTACATTTTCAGATTATTCTAGAAAACCCCATGGAGCTGCATAGAATTGATGTAGAAATATTAGATATCAATGATCATGCTCCCGTTTTCAAGAAAAAGGAGATTACTTTTCAAATTAGCGAATCAGCTTTATCTGGGGCTCGATACTCTATTGATAGTGCGAAAGATCCTGATGTTGGTCTAAATTCACTTCAGATGTATAAATTAAATCCAAACGACCATTTTGTGCTCAAAACGTTGTCTCACACTGATGGTACTAAATATGTCGAAATGGTCTTACAGACTCCATTAGACAGAGAAAAACAGGAAGAGTATAACCTGATTTTAACCGCGTTTGATGGTGGAACTCCTCAAAAAACGGGTACGGTGAAAATAAACGTTTTAATTTTGGATGCCAATGACAACGCTCCTGTTTTTAGTCAGTCTGTATATACAGCACTTGTAGCTGAAAATGCGTCAATGGGATCATTAGTCTTAAAGGTTAGTGCAACTGACGCAGATCAAGGAACAAATAAACAAGTTTCCTATTCATTCTCGGAAAGCAGTGACAGTATCTTAGATACATTCAATATTGATCCAATAAATGGTGATATTACAGTTACTGGCCCTCTCGACTTTGAAAAATCAAAGAAATACGAGCTGAATGTGGTGGCGACAGACAATGGTGGTTTAACAGATACTGCTAAAGTGATGGTGGAAATTACAGATGTTAATGACAATGCCCCTGTAATTAATGTAATATCGTTCTCAAACCCTTTGCCAGAAAATTCCACTCCTGAGACTGTGATAGCGATGCTGAATGTCAAAGATTTAGATTCGGGGAAAAATGGGCAGGTGAGATGTTTAATTAATCCTAGTTTACCATTTCAAATCAGACAATCATCCTCAAATTTCTATAGTCTGATAACTGATCAGCTTTTAGACCGTgaaaaaatgtctgaatataATATCACAATAACAGCTATTGATGAGGGCTCGCCTTCTTTCTCTACTAATAAAACACTGACTCTGAAAATCTCTGATGTCAATGACAACGCCCCTGTGTTTCAGCGTCAGTCATACACCGCATATGTGATGGAAAATAATTCACCCGGAGTCTCTGTTTTATCTGTTAAAGCGCATGACAAAGACTCTGGCAATAACGCGCGTATTTCATATTTTCTAGAGGATATTCTTGTGAATGGCATCTCTGCCTCGACGCTTATTTCAGTGAATGCAGAGAGCGGAGAGATTCTTGCTGTTCGTTCGTTTGATTATGAGCAAACAAAAGAATTTATCATTCGCGTAAAAGCGCAGGACGGAGGAAATCCTCCTCTCAGCAGCAACGTGAGCGTGAAAATAATGATTCAGGACCAGAATGACAACGCGCCTCAGGTTCTGTATCCGGTCCAGTCAGGCGCTTCTGTGGTGGCTGAAATAGTGCCTCGTTCTGCAGATGTGGGTTATCTGGTGACTAAAGTGGTGGCTGTTGATGTGGACTCTGGACAGAATGCCTGGCTCTCATATAAACTGCAGAAAGCCACAGACAGGGCGCTGTTTGAAGTGGGCTTACAGAATGGAGAAATAAGAACTGTGCGCCAAGTGACAGATAAAGATGCTGTGAAACAAAGACTCACTGTTGTAGTGGAGGACAACGGGCAGCCCTCTCGATCAGCTACAGTCAATGTTAACGTGGCGGTGGCGGACAGCTTCCCTGAAGTGCTCTCGGAGTTCACTGACTTTACGCACGACAAGGACTACAACGACAACCTGACTTTCTATCTGGTCTTGGCCTTGGCTGTAGTTTCGTTTCTCTTTATCGTGTCTATCATCGCCATACTGTCAGTCAAATGCTACAGATGGAGACGCGAGCGGATGTTTTACAAATCTGGAGCGAATCTTCCAGTTATTCCGTATTATCCACCTCTTTACGCAGACGTAGGGGGCACAGGAACTTTACAGCACGTGTACAATTATGAGGTTTGCAGAACCACTGACTCCAGAAAGAGTGATCTGAAATACGGCAGACCTTGCAGTGAAAGCATCATTAGTCTGGACACCAGCGGAACACAGACACTCACGCATGCGCAGAGAGGAAAACTGAATAATGAGGATTCTTTTGATCAGGTGAGCTGGACTAAACGATCACTATTATGA